Below is a genomic region from Microbulbifer sp. ALW1.
CGGTGCCGTAAACATCGCCGCGGCTGGTGTGCGAGAAGCTACCGGCGATGTTGGCGCGGCCGTCGAACATATTCTGGCCGAAGGTGACGGATACTTCGGTGGTTTCTGCACCGCCATTTTCGGTGTCGCTGCCGAAGGCGCTGAGCTTCACGCCCTCAAAGTCATCCTTGAGGATGAAGTTGACCACGCCGGTGACCGCGTCGGCACCGTAAATCGCAGAGGCACCGCCCGTAATCACGTCGACGCGTTCGATCAGGTCTTCCGGGATGGTATTGACGTCAACCGCCGACGTACCAACGGCAGAGGCGATGTGGCGGCGGCCGTCCTGCAGTACCAGGGTACGGGAGGTACCCAGGCCGCGCAGGTCCAGCAGGTTCAGGCCCACGGTGCCGATAAAGCGTCCGGAGTTCTGGCCGGAGTAGGTAGAGCGCAGTGCCGGCAGGTCGTTGAGGAAATCACCCAGGTTGGTTTCGCCGCTGAGGCTGATGTCTTCTGCGGTCAGCGAGGTTACCGGGGTCGGGCTGATGGAATTCGGACGCGCAATACGCGAGCCGGTGACGGTGACCTGTTCGATGGTTCCGTCGTCAATAGCAGCGGCGTTAACGGCCTTGCTGTCTTCCTGTGCGAATGCGGGAGTCGCGCCTACGGCTGCCAGGATGACACCGCGGATGGCGTTGGATAGCAGGTTTCCTTTCATTTTTATGGTCCCCTTGGGAAGCTTATTTAGGAATTCACCACTGCTTCCATGCCTGTGCTGTATTAGGTATGACGATGGTGTCGCGAAATTCATCATTAAATTTGTAACAAAATGTCATTTTCCTGTGACTTGTCTCGTGGTCTCAGTTCTCTGGTGTGTGTTGATAGTGCGTTTTGTGGGGGGCCGGGTACGCCAGCGATCGAGATGATGAGTTGAGCGGGATGTGACTGCCTTTGGTCACTCCGCCATGTACAATACTGCCCCTGTATTTACCCCAGCAGGTTTAAAATGACGGAACGCAAGACGACCCATTTCGGTTACCAGCAGGTGCCGGTGGAAGAAAAAGCCGGACGGGTGGCGGATGTTTTTCACTCGGTGGCGGCCCGCTACGACGTGATGAACGATCTGATGTCCGGAGGTGTTCACCGCCTGTGGAAGCGTTTCACCATCGAGCTTTCTGCGGCCCGCCCGGGGCAGACGATTCTGGATATTGCCGGGGGCACCGGTGATCTGACGGCGCGCTTTTCCCGCATTGTGGGCCCCACCGGCAAGGTGGTGTTGGCGGATATCAATGCGTCGATGTTGAAGGTGGGGCGCGATCGTCTGCTGGATCGGGGCATTGCCGGGAATGTGGAGACGGTGCAGGCGGATGCCCAGTACCTGCCTTTTCCGGATAACACCTTTGATTGCATCACCATTGCGTTCGGCCTGCGCAATGTGACGGATAAGGATCTGGCGTTGCGCTCGATGTTGCGGGTGTTGAAGCCCGGTGGTCGCCTGCTGGTATTGGAATTTTCCAAGCCGCAGTCGAAGCTGCTGGAGAAGGTCTACGACCAGTATTCGTTCCGTCTGTTGCCGTTTATGGGCAAGCTGGTGGCGGACGATGCGGACAGCTATCGCTATCTGGCTGAAAGTATCCGTATGCACCCGGATCAACAGACTCTGAAAGACATGATGGGCGAAGCCGGTTTTGTGGACTGCGAATTCCACAATATGACCGGAGGCATCGTGGCTTTGCACAAGGGCATCAAGCCCTAGATCGTATCGATAGCCCATTTCGATAGTTCTGTTCGCAGTCCGTGGCGGTCCGAGCGGCGGTAACCCCTCGCGAGACACGCCGTGAACCCATCCCTGGGGGCTCTTCTAAAACATCCCTGTTTTAGAAGGTCTCGCGAGGGGTTCCCGCCGCCCGGACCTTCGCCTCAGCGTAAATCGCACGGATAAACCTCAAAATAATGACCGATCCCACCTTCCGCGCCGGCTTCGACGCCACCCTGGAAACCGCCATCAACACTGCCCTGCGTTACGACCCGGGTAGCCGTGCACGCCTGAGTAAATTGGCGGGCAAGACGCTGGGGGTGAGTCTCACCGCGCCGGCCATGACCCTGTTTTTGGTCATCGATGACGAAGATGAGGGTGCTGATTTTGGTGGAAATTGTATCGAAGTGCACAGCCGCTGGGGCGGCGAGGTGACCACGGAGCTGTCCGGCTCTGCCCTGGCGTTTCTGCAGTTGCTGAAAAACCGCGATGCCACGCCGGCAAAGCTGGGGGTGACGGTGCGCGGTTCCAGTGCACTACTGGCGGAGTTGCAGTCGATCCTGCGGGATCTGGATATCGATTGGGAGGAGCCGCTGGCGAAGTTGATCGGGGATTCTCCGGCGCACCAGCTGGGTACCGGCATGCGTATGGCGGCGAGCTGGCTGAAAGGCGCGCTGGGTGCGGCGCCGAAGGCGGGCGCTGAGGCGGTGACTGAGGAGTGGCGGATGACGCCACCACAGGCGCAGTTTGAGGCGTTTGCCGAAGATGTAGCCGAGTTTGCCCAGGGGGTGGACCGGCTGGAGGCGCGGATTGAGATATTGCGCCAGAAGATGGAAGGCCAGGGGAAACGCTGAAGTGCCAATAGCGAGAAGTCTGACCATTGCGCGGGTGTTCCTGCGCTATCGCCTGAACGAACTGATTCCCGCCGAGCATCAGCCGCTGTGGCTGCGTGCGCTGTGGGCTCCGACGAGGTTGCTGCCGCAGGGCAGCAAGACGAGGAATATGGGCCGCGGTGAGCGGCTGCGGCGGGCGCTGGAGGATCTGGGGCCGATTTATGTGAAGTTCGGGCAGCTGCTGTCCACTCGCCCGGATCTGTTGCCGCCGGATATGGTGCTGGAGCTGAATCAGCTGCAGGACAATGTGCCGCCCTACCCCGCGAACCAGTGCATTGCGCGTATCGAGGCGGCGCTCGGTGCCCCGGTGGATGAGTTGTTTGCGGAGTTTGAGCGCGAGCCGCTGGCATCGGCGTCGGTTGCCCAGGTACACGGGGCGCGGCTGAAGGGTGAAAACGGCGAGCCGGGTGAGTCGGTGGTGGTTAAGGTATTGCGCCCCGGCATCGACAAGGTGATCCAGCAGGATCTGGAGCTGCTGGGATTTATTGCCCGCTGGATTCAGCGCTATCTGCCGGATGGCCGTCGCATGCGCCCGGTGGAGGTGGTGGAAGATTACCGCCACACCATCGAGGGCGAACTGGACCTGGTGCGCGAGGCCTCCAACGGCTCGGAGCTGAAGCGCAATTTTGCCAATTCCCCGCTGCTGTACATTCCCGAGGTTCACTGGGACTACACCCGCGAGAATGTGCTGGTACTGGAGCGTATTGACGGTATCCCGGTGACCGACCTGGCGCAGTTGCGCGCCCAGAGCACCAATATGGAGCTTTTGGCGGAGCGCGGGGTGGAGATCTTCTTCAAACAGGTGTTCGAGCACAATTTTTTCCACGCCGACATGCACCCGGGCAATATTTTTGTGTCCCGGGAGCACCCCGACAGACCCAAGTACATCGCCATCGACACCGCTATCGTCGGCAGCCTGACCCGCGAGGATCAGTACTATCTGGCGCGTAATTTGCTGGCTATGTTCCGGCGTGACTACCGCATGGTGGCGGAGCTGCATGTGCAAAGTGGCTGGGTGCGGCGGGATACGCCGGTGAATGCATTCGAGGCGGCGATCCGTTCGGTGTGTGAGCCGATTTTTGAGAAGCCCCTGGGGGAGATTTCCTTCGCGCGGGTGTTGATCAGTCTGTTCCAGACCGCGCGCCGTTTTGATATGGAGGTGCAGCCGCAACTGGTACTGTTGCAGAAAACCTTACTCAATATCGAGGGATTGGGGCGACAGCTTTATCCGCAACTGGATCTGTGGAAGACTGCCCATCCATTTCTCGAGCGGTGGATGCGCGAGCGCGTTCACCCCAAAACCATCGTCGGCGAAATCCGGCGATATGGGCCGGAATGGCTGGAAAAATTCCCGCAATTGCCACAATTGGCATTTTCCGCCCTGGAGCAGGGTCGGGAGCTGGGGCCGCAACTGCAACATCTCAGTGAGCAGCTGGCCAGCAGCAAGCGGCGCGGCCGCAAGCGCTATGCGCGGATGATTGTGGGCGGCCTGCTGGCGGCGGGCGCAGCCCTGTTGGCCTCCCCTGGCCTGCTGGCACAGGTGCCGGCGGTAAGCTGGGCGCTGGGTGCCGCGGCATTGGCACTGCTGCTGTGGCCCTAGTGTGCGCGTCGCGGACAAGGTCATAACCGCAACAGACAAGACGGCAAAGGCCACAGGGGATGCCCTGAGGCCAGCCTACAATAACGAATGCAGTAAGGACGCATACCGTGAGCGATACCGATTTCACCCAAGCGGTCAGCTGGAATAGCGACGGGTTGGTGCCCGCCATCGCGCAGGATTTCAAAACCGGTCGGGTGTTGATGATGGCCTGGATGAACCAAGAGTCCCTGCGTCTCACCGCCGAAGAGGGCCGCGCGGTTTACTGGTCGCGCTCCCGCGGCAAATTGTGGCGCAAGGGCGAGTCCTCCGGCCATGTGCAGCAGGTGCGGGAAATCCGTCTCGACTGTGACGGCGACACCATCGTGCTGCTGGTGGAACAGTTGGGCGGCATTGCCTGTCATACCGGGCGCACCAGTTGTTTTTATCAGGTACTGGAAAACGGTCAGTGGCAGATTCGCCAGCCGGTGATCACCGACCCGAAAGAGATCTATTCAGGAGAGAAATAGACCGCGCCATGAGTAATATGTTGATACAACTGGATCGGGTACTGCGGCTGCGGATGCAGCAGGGGGACGCTGAGTCTTCCTATGTTGCCAGCCTGCACCACAAAGGTTTGAACAAGATTCTGGAAAAGGTCGGCGAAGAGGCCACCGAGCTGGTGCTGGCTGCCAAAGATGCCGAAGGCAAGGCCCAGGACTCCGACGAGTACAAGGCACTGATCGGCGAGACCGCCGACCTCTGGTTTCACTCCCTGGTGATGCTGGCGCACCTTGGCACAGACTCCCGCGAGGTGTTGGATGAACTGGGTCGCCGCTTTGGCCTGTCCGGGCTGGAAGAGAAGGCTTCTCGCGGCAATAGCTGAAACGCACAGGCCGGCTTGTCGGCCGCGCATGAACGTGTAAAAACAAGAGCGCGTAAAAACAACAACGCGTAAAAAGTACAAACGACGAATTCAGAATATTTAATCAGGAGCATTTCACATGGGCATTAGCTGGCAACAATTACTGATTCTGCTGGTCATCGTACTGCTGATTTTCGGCACCAAACGCCTGCGCAATCTCGGCGGCGACCTGGGCGGAGCCATCAAGGGCTTCAAGAAAGCGATGAAAGAAGAAGGCAAAAAGGACGGCGAAGAAGAGGACGAGAAGGATCCGGAGCTGCTGGGCAAAGACGACAGCACAAAGCCGCAGCAGAAAACCTCCAGCGAAGAAAAGCAGTCCCAGGACAAGTAATCCTCTGTAACAGATAGAGCGAAACCCGCGTGTTTGATATCGGATTTTTTGAACTGCTGTTGATCGGTATCGTCGGCCTGGTGGTGATCGGCCCCGAGCGCCTGCCGGATGCCGTGCGCACCACGGTGCGCTGGTGGACGCAAATCAAGCAGACCCTCGGCAGCGCCAAGGAAGAACTGGAGCGCGAGGTCGGTGCGGATGACATTCGCCGTGAACTGCACAACGAGCGGGTGCTCAAGGAATTGCGCGAGAGCCAGGAGGCGATGCAACGCACCTTCAGTGAAGCGGAGAAAAAATTCGAGCAGGACCTGAAGGCGGTTACCGAGCAGGCCGAGGCCCTCAAGAAATCGGCCGCCAGCGACGAGACCGGCTCCGGCGTTTCCGCATCACCCGAATCCCTTTCAGCGCCAGACCCGGAAGCGGATCAGCGTCGTCGCGCCGCCGACTACCTGCCAGATGACGATGTGGTGAAACCGGCGGACGAGTACCTGCCGGAGGAAGAGGAAGAAGACGAGGATCTGGAAGATCCCGAATACCCCGAACACCTGCACGATCACGGCGAACCGGAATTCAATCCGCACCACCCGGATCATTTCAAGCACGAAGAGGATGAGGCCTGGGCGGAAGTGGATCGCCTGGATCCGGCAGAATCTTACAGCAGTGAAGGTGGCAGTAGTGATGGGGGCAGCAAAGAGGGTGCTGCCAACACCGCAAGCCCCTCCCCCAGCGACAAGTCCACCGAGGCGGAAGACAAGCGTCAATGAGTGAAAAAGACCAGCCGTTTATCGAACACCTGATCGAGATGCGGGACCGCCTGCTGAAAACCCTGCTGGTGGTTATTGCCATCTTTGCCTGCATGGTGCCTTTTGCCAACGAAATCTATGACTTTGTTGCCGATCCGCTGCAGGCGCGCCTGACCGAAGGCGCCGGCATGATTGCCACCGAGGTCACCTCGCCCTTCCTGACGCCTTTTAAAACCACCTTTGTGCTGGCGTTCTTCGTCGCCATTCCCTTTGTGCTCTATCAGTTCTGGGCGTTTATTGCTCCCGGCCTGTACAAGCACGAAAAGCGCCTGATCGCCCCGCTGATGTTTTCCAGCATCTTTCTGTTTTACGCGGGCATGGCGTTTGCCTACTTTGTGGTGTTCCCGCTGATTTTTGATTTTTTCATCAGTTCTGCCGATGCCGATATCAAAGTAATGCCGGATATCCGCAGTTACCTGGACCTGGCGCTTAAGTTATTTTTCGCCTTCGGTTTTGCCTTTGAAATTCCCATCGCGACTATTCTTTTGATCTGGAGCGGCGCCATCTCCGCCAAGGATTTGGCCAAAAAACGCCCCTATGTCATCGTCGCCTGTTTTGCTGTGGGTATGCTGCTGACGCCGCCGGATGTCATTTCCCAGACACTGCTGGCGATTCCCATGTGGCTGCTGTTTGAGATTGGTGTCTTTTTTGGGCGCTGGATCAAGCGCGGCAAGCGCGACGAAGAGGCGTCCGAACGCGAAGCCTAAGCTGGCAAGGCTGCCGGGCCACTTCTGGGGCCTGGCACGGAGAGCAGATGCAGGAGTCGAGGATACCGTCCGGGAAGTGCCTGAACTTTCCGACCTTTCCAACCTTAAGAGTCGCGCTAAGAGTCGCGCTGCTGCTGAGCCTGCTCGGCTTGCTGCCGGCAACTGTTAGCCATGGGGCCAACACGAAGCCCCCCTGCGCGATATTGATCCACGGCATCACCAAGGATTCCTCCTCCATGGTCGCCATTGAAAAAGCCCTGGTCGATGCAGGCTTTTTTGCGATAAACCTCGACTACCCCTCACGAAAATTCCCGATCGAAACTCTGGCGGTAGAGACCATTCCCCGCGGCCTTGCAGCCTGTGAAAAAGCTAATGCAGCACCGGTGTATATGGTTGCGCACTCCATGGGTGGTTTGCTGGTGCGGCAGTATTACGAAAGCCGCGACACCAGTCAGCTGGCTGGCGTCGTCATGCTGGGCCCACCCAACCGGGGCAGCCGCCTGGGCAACTTCCTGTCCTGTATTCCCTGGATCAAAGACGTCAACGGTCCCGCGGGCAAGCAGATGGGGGTGGATGAGCGCAGTGTGCCCAGCCGCCTGGGCCCGGTGAAGTTCCCTCTGGGAGTTGTCGCCGGAACCCGCTCATTCAACCCGCTGTTCTCGGCGATCATCCACGGCGACGACGACGGCATTGTGGGATTGCCGAGCACTTATGTGGAAGGTGTT
It encodes:
- the tatC gene encoding twin-arginine translocase subunit TatC, which produces MSEKDQPFIEHLIEMRDRLLKTLLVVIAIFACMVPFANEIYDFVADPLQARLTEGAGMIATEVTSPFLTPFKTTFVLAFFVAIPFVLYQFWAFIAPGLYKHEKRLIAPLMFSSIFLFYAGMAFAYFVVFPLIFDFFISSADADIKVMPDIRSYLDLALKLFFAFGFAFEIPIATILLIWSGAISAKDLAKKRPYVIVACFAVGMLLTPPDVISQTLLAIPMWLLFEIGVFFGRWIKRGKRDEEASEREA
- a CDS encoding alpha/beta fold hydrolase yields the protein MVAIEKALVDAGFFAINLDYPSRKFPIETLAVETIPRGLAACEKANAAPVYMVAHSMGGLLVRQYYESRDTSQLAGVVMLGPPNRGSRLGNFLSCIPWIKDVNGPAGKQMGVDERSVPSRLGPVKFPLGVVAGTRSFNPLFSAIIHGDDDGIVGLPSTYVEGVCARVQYPVTHDNLTDDPRVIDQVVHYLQSGTFAGEQVEYFRCGNDTSR
- the ubiB gene encoding ubiquinone biosynthesis regulatory protein kinase UbiB translates to MPIARSLTIARVFLRYRLNELIPAEHQPLWLRALWAPTRLLPQGSKTRNMGRGERLRRALEDLGPIYVKFGQLLSTRPDLLPPDMVLELNQLQDNVPPYPANQCIARIEAALGAPVDELFAEFEREPLASASVAQVHGARLKGENGEPGESVVVKVLRPGIDKVIQQDLELLGFIARWIQRYLPDGRRMRPVEVVEDYRHTIEGELDLVREASNGSELKRNFANSPLLYIPEVHWDYTRENVLVLERIDGIPVTDLAQLRAQSTNMELLAERGVEIFFKQVFEHNFFHADMHPGNIFVSREHPDRPKYIAIDTAIVGSLTREDQYYLARNLLAMFRRDYRMVAELHVQSGWVRRDTPVNAFEAAIRSVCEPIFEKPLGEISFARVLISLFQTARRFDMEVQPQLVLLQKTLLNIEGLGRQLYPQLDLWKTAHPFLERWMRERVHPKTIVGEIRRYGPEWLEKFPQLPQLAFSALEQGRELGPQLQHLSEQLASSKRRGRKRYARMIVGGLLAAGAALLASPGLLAQVPAVSWALGAAALALLLWP
- a CDS encoding phosphoribosyl-ATP diphosphatase translates to MSNMLIQLDRVLRLRMQQGDAESSYVASLHHKGLNKILEKVGEEATELVLAAKDAEGKAQDSDEYKALIGETADLWFHSLVMLAHLGTDSREVLDELGRRFGLSGLEEKASRGNS
- the hisI gene encoding phosphoribosyl-AMP cyclohydrolase — protein: MSDTDFTQAVSWNSDGLVPAIAQDFKTGRVLMMAWMNQESLRLTAEEGRAVYWSRSRGKLWRKGESSGHVQQVREIRLDCDGDTIVLLVEQLGGIACHTGRTSCFYQVLENGQWQIRQPVITDPKEIYSGEK
- the tatA gene encoding twin-arginine translocase TatA/TatE family subunit yields the protein MGISWQQLLILLVIVLLIFGTKRLRNLGGDLGGAIKGFKKAMKEEGKKDGEEEDEKDPELLGKDDSTKPQQKTSSEEKQSQDK
- the tatB gene encoding Sec-independent protein translocase protein TatB, translated to MFDIGFFELLLIGIVGLVVIGPERLPDAVRTTVRWWTQIKQTLGSAKEELEREVGADDIRRELHNERVLKELRESQEAMQRTFSEAEKKFEQDLKAVTEQAEALKKSAASDETGSGVSASPESLSAPDPEADQRRRAADYLPDDDVVKPADEYLPEEEEEDEDLEDPEYPEHLHDHGEPEFNPHHPDHFKHEEDEAWAEVDRLDPAESYSSEGGSSDGGSKEGAANTASPSPSDKSTEAEDKRQ
- a CDS encoding SCP2 domain-containing protein — its product is MTDPTFRAGFDATLETAINTALRYDPGSRARLSKLAGKTLGVSLTAPAMTLFLVIDDEDEGADFGGNCIEVHSRWGGEVTTELSGSALAFLQLLKNRDATPAKLGVTVRGSSALLAELQSILRDLDIDWEEPLAKLIGDSPAHQLGTGMRMAASWLKGALGAAPKAGAEAVTEEWRMTPPQAQFEAFAEDVAEFAQGVDRLEARIEILRQKMEGQGKR
- the ubiE gene encoding bifunctional demethylmenaquinone methyltransferase/2-methoxy-6-polyprenyl-1,4-benzoquinol methylase UbiE; translated protein: MTERKTTHFGYQQVPVEEKAGRVADVFHSVAARYDVMNDLMSGGVHRLWKRFTIELSAARPGQTILDIAGGTGDLTARFSRIVGPTGKVVLADINASMLKVGRDRLLDRGIAGNVETVQADAQYLPFPDNTFDCITIAFGLRNVTDKDLALRSMLRVLKPGGRLLVLEFSKPQSKLLEKVYDQYSFRLLPFMGKLVADDADSYRYLAESIRMHPDQQTLKDMMGEAGFVDCEFHNMTGGIVALHKGIKP